Proteins co-encoded in one Caloenas nicobarica isolate bCalNic1 chromosome 19, bCalNic1.hap1, whole genome shotgun sequence genomic window:
- the PRRT1B gene encoding proline rich transmembrane protein 1B, whose amino-acid sequence MEGDAPAGPRDRGAEQGGGSGVAGGLPGSGPHWDPPTGCGDGPMVAVANAAFEGDPPPYSPPDPKSIHLLYPPLPAGFSQQTPIAYQPGPGPGPFPPQGIPPAPLPYPTYNGQPSTRPSPADHEQHLPKDYLVESVLVTIFCCLLTGVVALVYSHETRAAIRRGDMAQAKVASRKTQSLVLFSLLFGLFASITWVIYVLVVLYL is encoded by the exons ATGGAGGGTGACGCACCTGCCGGGCCCCGGGAccgaggagcagagcaggggggtGGCAGCGGGGTGGCCGGGGGGCTGCCCGGCTCCGGCCCCCACTGGGACCCCCCCACGGGCTGCGGGGACGGGCCCATGGTAGCGGTTGCCAACGCGGCCTTCGAGGGGGACCCACCACCCTACTCGCCCCCGGACCCCAAGAGCATTCACCTGCTCTACCCGCCACTCCCGGCCGGATTCTCCCAGCAAACACCCATCGCCTACCAGCCAGGACCGGGACCAGGACCCTTCCCACCCCAGGGCATCCCGCCGGCCCCCCTGCCCTACCCCACC TACAATGGGCAGCCGAGCACGAGGCCATCGCCCGCCGACCACGAGCAGCACCTGCCCAAGGACTACCTGGTGGAGTCGGTGCTGGTGACCATCTTCTGCTGCCTGCTCACCGGGGTTGTCGCCCTCGTCTACTCCCACGAG ACCCGGGCTGCGATCAGACGCGGGGACATGGCCCAGGCAAAAGTGGCATCCAGAAAGACCCAGTCACTGGTCCTCTTCAGCCTGCTCTTCGGGTTGTTCGCCTCCATCACCTGGGTCATCTACGTCCTGGTGGTCCTGTACCTGTGA